The following proteins are encoded in a genomic region of Brachypodium distachyon strain Bd21 chromosome 1, Brachypodium_distachyon_v3.0, whole genome shotgun sequence:
- the LOC100828860 gene encoding uncharacterized protein LOC100828860 has protein sequence MGLIHTELLFSAVSPMGFLARLSRRWCGIAAVICLCASSCNPDVAPIEPLLLPDAPARSLQCFEDGQVYDCCEDAYRLNPSGIIGVPVSAVDYYCGGACVVETEDVLNCVASALDGFRFHNSASVEGVRYALRRGCSHTIKRGDFNDLEPPIGDYPDIYGDFGSDGYRFTVPLRMLTFLGGALLLVLSR, from the exons ATGGGGTTAATACACACAGAGCTTTTGTTCTCCGCCGTCTCGCCGATGGGCTTCCTCGCCCGCCTGAGCCGCCGCTGGTGCGGCATCGCAGCCGTCATCTGCCTGTGCGCATCCTCCTGCAACCCAG ATGTGGCGCCGATAGAGCCGCTGCTCTTGCCGGACGCGCCCGCGAGGTCGCTGCAGTGCTTCGAGGACGGCCAG GTGTACGACTGCTGCGAGGACGCGTACCGGCTGAACCCATCGGGGATCATCGGCGTGCCGGTGAGCGCGGTGGACTACTACTGCGGCGGGGCGTGCGTGGTGGAGACGGAGGACGTGCTCAACTGCGTGGCCAGCGCGCTGGACGGCTTCAGGTTCCACAACAGCGCCTCCGTCGAGGGCGTGCGCTACGCCCTCAGGAGGGGATGCAGCCACACCATCAAAAGAG GGGACTTCAACGATTTGGAGCCACCAATAGGTGACTACCCGGATATCTACGGTGACTTTGGTAGCGACGGCTACAGGTTTACGGTTCCTCTGAGAATGCTCACCTTTCTAGGTGGCGCATTGCTCCTGGTTCTTAGTCGCTGA